In the genome of Coraliomargarita sinensis, one region contains:
- a CDS encoding type III polyketide synthase yields MYLKSIASAVPPKSYSQRECWESLRDSATGQRLRAGSLRLAERIMLGDSGIDKRHFAIQPGNGLFESSASQLNEAFEREGPALGRRALRSALEQAEMNASELDALFVCTCTGYLCPGLSSYLAESIGLSPAAYLQDIVGQGCGAAIPTLRSASHFLAAHPDARVAVLAIEVCSAAFYIDDDPGVIISACLFGDGAAATIWHGDEAAGGLRLDQFDTVHIPEDRGLLRFTSRQGKLRNILSPLVPERAGEAVRQLHQRATLSPGALPVPHPGGREVLRAIDQALPASCPPEAANVLQQYGNMSSPSVLFVLKEILKREELPDELWLTSFGAGFSCHSCRAQEKPTRSFDAAEESATVEV; encoded by the coding sequence ATGTATTTAAAATCAATTGCCTCCGCCGTACCACCGAAGAGCTATTCGCAGCGCGAGTGCTGGGAAAGTTTGCGTGACTCCGCAACCGGACAGCGACTTCGCGCCGGTTCGCTACGCTTGGCTGAACGCATCATGCTGGGCGACAGTGGCATCGACAAACGGCACTTCGCCATTCAACCGGGCAACGGCCTCTTTGAATCGAGTGCGTCGCAGCTCAACGAAGCTTTCGAACGCGAAGGCCCGGCACTGGGACGCAGAGCTTTGCGATCGGCACTTGAACAGGCGGAAATGAACGCCTCTGAGCTGGATGCGCTTTTCGTCTGCACCTGCACCGGCTATTTATGCCCGGGCCTGAGCAGCTATCTGGCAGAATCAATCGGACTTTCTCCGGCCGCTTATCTTCAGGATATCGTGGGTCAGGGCTGCGGAGCGGCCATCCCCACTCTGCGCTCGGCCAGTCATTTTCTTGCGGCGCACCCCGATGCCCGTGTCGCAGTGCTCGCGATCGAAGTTTGCAGTGCCGCCTTTTACATCGACGACGATCCGGGCGTGATTATCAGCGCTTGTCTCTTTGGTGATGGTGCGGCCGCGACCATCTGGCACGGGGATGAGGCGGCCGGAGGTCTCCGGCTCGACCAATTCGATACCGTGCACATTCCCGAAGATCGGGGGCTTTTACGATTCACTTCGCGGCAGGGCAAGCTACGCAATATCCTCTCTCCTCTGGTGCCAGAGCGGGCCGGCGAGGCGGTACGGCAACTCCACCAGCGGGCCACCCTTTCTCCGGGGGCCCTGCCCGTGCCCCATCCCGGAGGACGTGAGGTGCTGCGGGCGATCGACCAGGCACTACCCGCTTCCTGTCCACCGGAGGCAGCGAACGTACTGCAACAATACGGCAATATGAGCAGCCCCAGTGTGCTCTTTGTTCTTAAGGAAATTCTCAAGCGTGAGGAACTCCCGGACGAGCTCTGGCTGACATCCTTTGGTGCCGGCTTCAGTTGCCACAGTTGCCGCGCCCAAGAAAAACCCACCCGTTCGTTTGATGCTGCGGAAGAATCGGCAACAGTAGAAGTATGA
- a CDS encoding SDR family oxidoreductase encodes MSYDIKDKIALVTGANRGIGKAIVESFLKHGVAKIYAGVRAADKAESLVAEHGDKIIPIEIDYEKPETIKAAAKTAGDVEVVVSNAGILLGAQVMADDVIETFQKELDVNVYGLLRMAHAFAPVLKANGGGAFVQLNSVASLRSFPDFATYPASKAASYSFTQALKGVFEEQGTAILSVHPGPIGTDMAKSAGIEETDPPAVVSEGIVEALKAGHFHLFPDSMAKDFEKTYRAFAESMIEGA; translated from the coding sequence ATGAGTTACGATATTAAGGATAAAATCGCTCTCGTCACCGGGGCCAACCGCGGTATTGGCAAAGCTATTGTCGAAAGCTTCCTGAAGCACGGGGTCGCTAAAATCTACGCAGGTGTTCGCGCTGCCGACAAAGCCGAATCGCTCGTGGCAGAACACGGAGATAAAATCATTCCCATTGAAATTGACTACGAGAAGCCCGAGACGATCAAAGCAGCGGCTAAAACAGCGGGCGATGTCGAGGTCGTCGTGTCCAATGCCGGCATTCTCCTGGGCGCCCAGGTGATGGCCGACGATGTCATCGAAACCTTCCAAAAGGAACTGGATGTGAATGTTTACGGCTTGCTGCGCATGGCGCATGCCTTTGCGCCTGTCCTGAAAGCCAATGGTGGCGGGGCCTTCGTACAACTCAACTCGGTCGCTTCCCTGCGCAGCTTTCCCGACTTTGCCACCTATCCGGCCAGCAAGGCCGCCTCGTACTCCTTTACCCAGGCATTGAAGGGGGTCTTCGAGGAACAGGGCACCGCCATTCTCAGTGTCCATCCCGGCCCCATCGGCACCGATATGGCAAAATCAGCCGGGATCGAGGAGACCGACCCTCCCGCAGTCGTGAGCGAGGGCATTGTCGAAGCCTTGAAAGCCGGGCATTTCCATCTGTTTCCCGACAGCATGGCGAAAGACTTTGAGAAGACCTATCGCGCTTTCGCCGAGAGCATGATCGAGGGGGCCTAG
- the hemG gene encoding protoporphyrinogen oxidase produces MKRICIIGSGITALATAWQRTRDGDACTVLESSPQIGGAIQSHRQGDYLAEEGPNSIQINSREVDDFLASIPGLEERITEANPAAQKRYIVRRGKLHAVPMNPWQAITTRLWSLGGRMRVLKEPFIRSADPDSEQSAADFVRRRLGEELYQYAINPLIGGIYAGDPEQLSLRYAFPKLHALEQNHGGLIRGSIAKMREAKRSTAPKVNKRIISFKDGLGELPQLLASALKDACHINVSIESIQRGDQKWSVEWNGESQSFDELIVTLPAHALHKLPFPKNVREAFEPLATIDYPPVSVLSLAFKRSDVSHPLDGFGALVPECENRNILGVLFPSTLFDGRAPEDEVLLTAFVGGERQPELATNDTEQVKGIVLDELRELLGVRSEPTFVHHRHWPKAIPQYKIGYGSTLDHIEKVEKDYPGLKLAGNYRTGISLSYCIESSVQADR; encoded by the coding sequence ATGAAACGTATCTGCATCATTGGATCTGGTATCACTGCCTTGGCCACGGCATGGCAACGCACCCGTGATGGGGATGCCTGCACCGTACTGGAGAGCTCGCCGCAGATCGGCGGCGCGATCCAAAGTCATCGGCAAGGCGACTATCTCGCCGAGGAAGGACCGAACTCGATTCAGATCAACAGCCGTGAAGTGGATGATTTCCTGGCCAGTATCCCCGGCTTGGAGGAACGCATCACGGAGGCGAATCCGGCTGCTCAAAAACGCTATATCGTGCGCAGGGGCAAACTGCATGCGGTGCCAATGAATCCCTGGCAAGCGATCACGACCCGGCTCTGGTCGCTCGGAGGGCGAATGCGCGTGTTAAAAGAACCCTTCATCCGCTCAGCTGACCCGGACAGTGAGCAAAGCGCTGCGGACTTCGTCCGACGACGTCTCGGTGAAGAACTCTATCAATACGCGATCAACCCCTTGATCGGTGGCATCTACGCGGGTGACCCGGAACAACTCTCCCTGCGTTACGCCTTTCCCAAGCTGCATGCATTGGAACAAAACCACGGAGGACTGATCCGTGGTTCGATCGCTAAAATGCGCGAGGCGAAACGAAGCACCGCCCCAAAAGTAAATAAACGCATCATTTCATTCAAAGACGGCCTGGGAGAATTGCCCCAGCTGTTGGCCAGTGCCTTGAAAGATGCTTGTCATATTAACGTATCCATTGAGTCCATACAACGCGGCGACCAAAAGTGGTCTGTTGAATGGAATGGGGAGAGTCAAAGCTTCGACGAACTCATCGTCACCCTGCCTGCACATGCCCTGCACAAACTCCCCTTCCCCAAAAATGTGCGCGAGGCATTCGAACCGCTTGCAACCATCGACTATCCGCCCGTCTCCGTGCTCAGCCTGGCCTTCAAACGCAGCGATGTGAGCCATCCACTCGACGGCTTCGGCGCGCTCGTGCCCGAGTGCGAAAATCGTAATATCCTCGGAGTGCTCTTCCCCTCCACTCTCTTTGACGGACGGGCGCCGGAGGATGAAGTCCTCCTAACCGCATTCGTGGGAGGGGAGCGTCAGCCGGAACTCGCGACAAACGACACGGAACAGGTAAAAGGTATCGTTCTCGACGAGCTGCGTGAACTACTCGGTGTGCGGAGCGAGCCGACCTTCGTCCACCACCGCCACTGGCCCAAAGCCATCCCCCAGTATAAGATTGGCTACGGCAGCACCCTCGACCATATCGAGAAAGTCGAAAAAGATTACCCCGGCCTCAAGCTCGCCGGCAACTACCGCACCGGAATTTCTTTGTCCTATTGTATCGAAAGTTCGGTGCAGGCAGATCGTTGA
- the lpxB gene encoding lipid-A-disaccharide synthase, translating to MNSEDRRPKKDSASDVVGLTSGVPALPEPVDRPPDLLIVAGEHSGDEHAAHLVAELKAKDPELKIACLGGEKLQAAGAQLLYDLTAVSIVGFVEVLKHYNFFKALFHRTLDWIEQHPPKQICFVDYPGFNLRLADQLFQRGLSRKAGGKIELSYYIGPQIWAWKAKRRFKMAKLLDRVGVIFPFEVDCYKDTDLPVEFVGHPFVQPGYEMPFVYDAEAPILLLPGSRSTPVSRIFPVLLDGFAKALDAKPDLLARVIYPSRQILDQLKEILTAYPKLQDKVSFHSNEKKQMPASAVLMSSGTMSLSVALSGIPGAIAYRLHPISYWMGRYLVKVPYIGIANLLLDRPLHKEYIQGVATPSRLADEILEASSAEAAEEASRGAAELMQLLSPDDSSSAVDWLWPRSDTKL from the coding sequence TTGAATAGCGAAGATCGAAGGCCGAAGAAGGATTCCGCGTCGGACGTTGTAGGGTTGACGTCGGGCGTTCCCGCGCTGCCCGAGCCGGTCGACCGACCGCCGGATCTCTTGATCGTTGCGGGCGAGCACTCCGGCGACGAGCACGCCGCGCACCTGGTGGCTGAGCTGAAAGCGAAGGATCCGGAGCTCAAGATAGCGTGCTTGGGTGGCGAAAAACTACAGGCTGCAGGAGCGCAACTTCTCTACGACCTGACGGCGGTCTCCATTGTCGGCTTTGTTGAAGTGCTCAAACACTACAACTTCTTTAAGGCACTCTTCCATCGTACCCTCGACTGGATTGAGCAGCATCCGCCCAAGCAGATCTGTTTCGTGGATTATCCGGGATTCAATCTGCGTCTGGCCGACCAGTTATTTCAACGCGGTCTCAGCCGCAAGGCCGGCGGGAAGATCGAACTCAGTTATTACATCGGCCCCCAGATTTGGGCCTGGAAAGCCAAGCGCCGCTTTAAGATGGCTAAGTTACTCGACCGCGTCGGTGTGATTTTTCCATTCGAGGTGGATTGTTACAAGGATACGGATTTACCGGTTGAATTTGTCGGCCACCCCTTTGTACAGCCCGGTTACGAGATGCCATTTGTTTACGATGCTGAGGCCCCAATCCTGCTGCTGCCCGGTAGTCGAAGCACTCCGGTCAGCCGTATTTTCCCCGTGCTACTCGATGGTTTTGCCAAAGCGCTCGATGCGAAGCCCGACCTGCTCGCCCGTGTGATCTATCCGAGCCGGCAGATTCTGGATCAGTTGAAAGAGATTCTCACGGCGTATCCAAAACTGCAGGACAAAGTCAGTTTTCATTCCAACGAGAAAAAGCAAATGCCCGCCAGCGCGGTGCTGATGAGCTCCGGTACCATGTCCCTTTCGGTGGCGCTTTCCGGCATTCCCGGTGCGATTGCTTATCGCCTGCACCCGATTAGTTACTGGATGGGGCGTTATCTGGTCAAAGTGCCTTACATCGGCATCGCGAACCTGCTGCTCGACCGTCCCCTGCATAAAGAATACATTCAGGGAGTGGCCACACCATCCAGGCTTGCCGACGAAATTTTGGAAGCGAGCTCAGCCGAAGCTGCGGAGGAAGCGAGTCGCGGTGCTGCGGAACTTATGCAATTGTTAAGTCCGGATGACAGTTCAAGTGCGGTGGATTGGCTTTGGCCAAGGTCTGATACCAAACTGTAA
- a CDS encoding Gfo/Idh/MocA family protein has protein sequence MDDNKIRCGVIGTGYLGQHHARIYAALKETELVGIVEADDARAGEICKLYNCERFSTAEELAKQCDAVSVVVPTDKHCDVAVPLLQGGCHLLIEKPLCTSLAEAEEILAAAKANGCIVQVGHIEHYNPVMGYLENAVTQPQFLTADRLAPFNPRGTEVGVVLDLMIHDIGVILALVRSPIKHIDAVGVNVLSQSEDIANARISFENGCVANINTSRVSQKKVREIRVFQPANYLSLDFMNQSGHFLRKEGSELVREEIPIEKDEPLKLELASFAQVVRDTGQPKVGAELGKTALEVAIQITEMIRAGQGG, from the coding sequence ATGGACGACAATAAAATTCGCTGTGGTGTGATCGGCACCGGTTATCTGGGCCAGCATCATGCCCGCATTTATGCGGCGCTTAAGGAGACGGAACTGGTCGGTATCGTGGAAGCTGATGACGCGCGTGCCGGGGAGATTTGTAAGCTCTACAACTGCGAACGCTTTTCGACCGCGGAGGAACTCGCGAAGCAATGTGATGCGGTGAGCGTGGTCGTGCCCACCGATAAGCACTGCGACGTGGCGGTACCCTTGCTTCAGGGAGGTTGCCATCTGTTGATCGAAAAGCCGCTCTGCACCAGTCTCGCGGAAGCGGAGGAGATCCTGGCCGCGGCCAAGGCCAACGGCTGCATTGTGCAGGTCGGTCATATCGAGCATTACAATCCGGTCATGGGCTATCTGGAAAACGCCGTGACCCAGCCGCAGTTTCTGACGGCTGACCGGCTGGCCCCCTTCAATCCGAGAGGGACTGAGGTTGGCGTGGTTCTCGACCTGATGATTCACGACATCGGGGTGATTCTAGCTCTGGTCCGTTCGCCGATTAAGCATATTGATGCGGTGGGGGTGAACGTGCTCTCGCAAAGTGAGGACATTGCCAATGCACGCATCTCTTTTGAGAACGGTTGTGTCGCTAATATCAACACCAGTCGGGTGAGCCAAAAGAAGGTGCGGGAGATCCGCGTTTTCCAGCCGGCCAATTACCTGTCGCTGGATTTTATGAACCAGAGCGGACACTTCCTGCGCAAAGAAGGCTCGGAATTGGTGCGTGAGGAAATTCCCATCGAAAAAGACGAGCCGCTGAAACTGGAACTGGCGTCCTTTGCACAGGTCGTGCGCGATACCGGCCAGCCTAAGGTCGGTGCCGAATTGGGCAAAACAGCCCTCGAAGTGGCGATCCAAATCACGGAGATGATCCGTGCCGGGCAGGGTGGTTGA
- a CDS encoding TetR/AcrR family transcriptional regulator yields MSTSAPQKIADKTRGQIVEAAEKLFAEKGFRAMTLRAVTKAAHVNLAAVNYHFGSKTNLMRAVIQRRMEPINAERIERLNSLVAEHSPEPLPLEAIFEALFRPLFEHATTEKGNDHTFMQMVGRALTEPADFMRNMHREFFAELSRRFLTELKRSCPELSEQALQLRFYLSVSTMLGTIIEQVRLESISGGKLSGKDLDKICDELTAFVVAGFKQA; encoded by the coding sequence ATGAGCACATCCGCACCACAGAAAATAGCCGACAAGACACGAGGGCAGATCGTCGAGGCGGCTGAGAAACTCTTTGCCGAGAAAGGGTTCCGGGCCATGACCCTGCGGGCCGTAACCAAGGCGGCACACGTCAACCTGGCGGCAGTCAATTATCACTTCGGATCGAAGACCAATTTGATGCGTGCGGTCATCCAACGAAGGATGGAACCCATCAACGCCGAGCGTATTGAGCGCCTGAATTCACTAGTGGCAGAGCACTCACCCGAACCTCTTCCACTCGAAGCGATTTTCGAGGCCCTTTTCCGGCCTCTTTTCGAACACGCGACTACGGAGAAAGGGAATGACCACACCTTCATGCAGATGGTGGGACGGGCTTTAACGGAGCCGGCCGACTTCATGCGCAACATGCACAGGGAATTCTTTGCCGAACTCTCCAGGCGTTTCCTTACGGAATTGAAACGCAGCTGCCCGGAACTTTCCGAGCAGGCACTGCAGCTGCGCTTCTACTTGTCCGTCAGCACCATGCTGGGCACGATCATCGAGCAGGTTCGCCTGGAAAGTATTTCAGGCGGTAAGTTGAGCGGCAAGGATCTCGATAAAATCTGCGACGAGCTCACCGCTTTTGTTGTCGCCGGCTTCAAACAAGCCTGA
- a CDS encoding efflux transporter outer membrane subunit — protein sequence MKYFAHSLLILLLAGCASAPTPSEAPDINLPTAWTAAASNQDIPQNWLKDLNAPKLEALVEEAMQHNADLQRVTAVLGQSIAEARIAGADLMPSANLGLDAARQKISTFGPSSTGGVIFENYNLGPNLSWEIDLWGRLRNLTSAALARVEVSQAELYAARLSLAAQVAKSWFNLVEAEQQVAEAGRTAEAYQENLKTLESRFKRGLAEGLDLRRTRTLAASAKADLATRRRALDAARRNLEVLLGRYPEGDIDPKRALPTLPETIPAGIPADLIQRRPDLVAAERQLAAVDQELRARKKDLLPKISLTASTGRSSQAFNNLLDSDFSVWSLAGNLSQPIFQGGRILANVDRSASIKEQARAAYLNTALQAFLEVETTLAAEAYLRNEYAHLKTAADEANAAEELAWDRYRKGTSDFLNVLDSQRTAATARARLIRVENLLLQNRIDLYLALGGPFTTES from the coding sequence GTGAAATATTTTGCCCACAGTCTATTGATTCTTCTCCTGGCAGGTTGTGCCAGTGCTCCGACGCCGAGCGAGGCTCCGGACATCAATTTACCCACCGCATGGACCGCTGCGGCCAGCAACCAGGACATCCCGCAAAATTGGCTGAAGGATCTGAACGCTCCCAAGCTGGAAGCTTTGGTAGAAGAGGCCATGCAACACAACGCCGACCTGCAGCGGGTGACAGCTGTGCTCGGCCAGAGCATTGCCGAGGCGCGCATCGCCGGTGCCGACCTGATGCCCTCGGCCAACCTGGGTCTGGATGCGGCACGTCAAAAGATCAGTACCTTCGGGCCGAGTTCGACCGGCGGGGTCATTTTTGAAAACTACAATCTCGGCCCGAATCTTAGCTGGGAAATCGACCTCTGGGGGCGCCTCCGCAATCTGACCTCGGCGGCTCTGGCCCGCGTGGAAGTAAGCCAGGCCGAACTTTATGCCGCACGTCTCTCCCTGGCGGCCCAGGTAGCCAAATCCTGGTTCAACCTGGTCGAAGCGGAACAGCAAGTTGCCGAAGCGGGACGCACCGCAGAAGCCTATCAGGAAAACCTCAAGACATTGGAGTCCCGCTTTAAGCGGGGCCTGGCGGAAGGTCTCGACCTCCGCCGAACCCGCACCCTTGCCGCGTCAGCAAAAGCCGATCTGGCCACCCGGCGGCGGGCCTTGGATGCCGCCAGAAGAAACCTTGAGGTACTACTCGGCCGCTATCCGGAAGGCGATATCGATCCCAAGCGCGCCTTACCTACGCTGCCGGAGACCATCCCTGCAGGCATTCCCGCCGATCTCATCCAACGGCGCCCGGACCTGGTCGCCGCGGAACGACAACTCGCCGCCGTGGACCAGGAACTGCGGGCCCGCAAGAAGGACTTGCTTCCGAAAATCAGCCTGACGGCCTCTACCGGCAGATCGTCACAGGCCTTTAACAACCTGCTCGACAGCGATTTTTCCGTCTGGTCGCTGGCCGGAAACCTGAGCCAGCCTATTTTTCAGGGGGGCCGTATTCTGGCCAACGTTGACCGCAGTGCCTCGATCAAAGAGCAGGCCAGAGCCGCCTACCTCAACACCGCTCTGCAGGCATTCCTTGAGGTGGAAACCACCCTCGCCGCCGAGGCGTATCTGAGAAACGAATACGCACATCTGAAGACGGCGGCCGACGAGGCCAATGCCGCCGAGGAGCTGGCATGGGACCGCTACCGCAAGGGCACCTCGGACTTCCTCAACGTTCTCGACAGCCAGCGAACCGCGGCAACGGCGCGTGCCCGCCTCATTCGCGTGGAGAATCTGCTGCTGCAGAACCGTATCGATCTTTACCTCGCACTCGGCGGGCCTTTTACCACTGAATCATGA
- a CDS encoding efflux RND transporter periplasmic adaptor subunit: MKRLAPILILLLAIGVTVGLYTLRPEPSEVAPERPATKVEAMSVQPESVLLTVDSQGTVLPKIETELAVEVSGRIIEMSPNFRAGGRFEEDDVLFRIDPADYEAAVAARAADLATAELGLAQEEALAEQAAADWAALGEGEASDLTLRKPQLAQASARIESAKAALKRAKRDLRRTEIRAPYDGRVLSKTVDLGQYVMANPANPVARIYATDTAEVRLPLAQDEIDYLIDPELRESDVTLHKEGASGRQEWSGRLVRFEATIDPSSRLTYAVAEVDAPFENGLRRGMFVTAEIEGRRLESAYVLPRYALRGSDSIYLVTPEKTLVTRSIEIVKTDAEQAILSGGLNPGDQVATSPIAYFVENMPVEIINND; the protein is encoded by the coding sequence ATGAAACGTCTAGCCCCCATTCTTATCCTGCTTCTGGCCATCGGAGTTACCGTGGGCCTTTACACCCTTCGCCCCGAACCGAGCGAGGTCGCCCCGGAACGGCCCGCGACCAAAGTCGAAGCGATGAGCGTGCAGCCGGAATCCGTCCTCCTGACGGTGGACAGCCAGGGCACGGTGCTCCCGAAGATCGAGACTGAGTTGGCGGTCGAAGTCAGCGGACGAATCATCGAAATGTCGCCGAACTTTCGCGCTGGTGGACGCTTCGAAGAGGATGACGTGCTCTTCCGTATTGATCCGGCCGATTACGAAGCCGCCGTCGCGGCCCGCGCCGCGGATCTGGCGACAGCCGAGCTCGGCCTCGCCCAGGAAGAAGCCCTGGCGGAACAAGCCGCAGCAGACTGGGCGGCCCTGGGGGAAGGCGAAGCCAGCGACCTGACCCTACGCAAACCTCAGCTGGCACAAGCAAGCGCCCGGATCGAAAGTGCGAAAGCAGCGCTGAAACGGGCCAAGCGTGACCTGCGCAGGACCGAAATACGGGCACCCTACGACGGACGCGTGCTCTCGAAGACGGTCGACCTCGGGCAATATGTCATGGCAAACCCCGCAAATCCGGTGGCGCGTATTTACGCCACGGATACGGCGGAAGTCCGCCTACCATTGGCGCAGGACGAAATCGACTACCTGATCGACCCCGAACTGCGTGAAAGTGACGTCACCCTCCACAAGGAGGGTGCCTCCGGGCGACAGGAATGGTCGGGCCGACTGGTTCGCTTCGAAGCCACCATCGATCCGTCCAGCCGCTTGACCTATGCGGTGGCCGAAGTGGATGCTCCTTTCGAAAACGGGCTGCGCCGCGGCATGTTCGTAACAGCCGAAATCGAGGGACGCCGATTGGAATCTGCCTACGTGCTGCCACGCTACGCACTGCGTGGGAGTGACAGTATTTATCTCGTCACGCCGGAAAAGACCCTGGTCACCCGATCGATCGAGATTGTCAAAACCGACGCAGAGCAAGCCATCCTATCCGGAGGTCTCAACCCCGGCGACCAAGTTGCCACCAGCCCGATCGCCTACTTCGTGGAAAATATGCCGGTGGAAATCATTAATAACGACTGA